In a single window of the Bradyrhizobium sp. ORS 285 genome:
- a CDS encoding class I SAM-dependent methyltransferase, whose translation MLARDWYYNERNRIGLDHAVASIYGAGDDADERARAALKMLGVKPGWRVADIGCGNGVLATEAALMGAVVDAIDISPAMLALTRIYTRDRRTAVRMHSAGLLSFAYEPNSYDLIASEFTLHHLPDFWKAVALARIFAALKPGAQFFLRDIVYVSMPDGAERSVEQWADFNIKNHDLARDSVITHMRDENSTFAWVMERMLAEVGFVTVSADYHAPMHATYVLQKPAGQG comes from the coding sequence ATGCTGGCGCGCGACTGGTACTACAACGAACGCAACCGGATCGGGCTCGATCATGCCGTGGCCTCGATCTACGGCGCAGGTGATGATGCCGACGAGCGCGCGCGCGCCGCGTTGAAGATGCTCGGCGTCAAGCCGGGCTGGCGGGTGGCCGACATCGGCTGCGGCAACGGCGTGCTGGCGACGGAAGCCGCATTGATGGGCGCCGTGGTCGACGCCATCGACATCTCGCCGGCGATGCTGGCGCTGACCAGGATCTACACGAGGGATCGCCGTACGGCGGTGCGGATGCATTCGGCGGGCCTGCTGTCGTTCGCCTATGAGCCCAACTCCTATGATCTCATCGCCAGCGAGTTCACGCTGCATCATCTGCCGGACTTCTGGAAGGCGGTGGCGCTGGCGCGGATCTTCGCGGCGCTGAAGCCGGGCGCGCAATTCTTCCTGCGCGACATCGTCTATGTCTCCATGCCCGACGGCGCCGAGCGTTCGGTCGAGCAATGGGCCGATTTCAACATCAAGAACCACGACCTCGCCCGCGACAGCGTCATCACCCACATGCGCGACGAGAACTCGACCTTCGCCTGGGTGATGGAGCGCATGCTCGCCGAGGTCGGCTTCGTGACAGTGTCCGCCGACTACCACGCCCCGATGCACGCCACCTACGTGCTGCAGAAGCCGGCGGGGCAGGGCTGA
- a CDS encoding LysE family translocator produces MSQQLLIAFVTFAFVMSFTPGPNNIMLLSSGVTYGFRRTVPHMMGVSFGFAFMVGAVGVGLATVFITYPVLQEVLKYLGAAYLIYLAIAIAFSGSTKPEEATLRGPMTFWGAALFQWVNAKGWVMVISTITAYAAIARFPANVALQVAISFVMAIGSTVTWTLFGTALRPLLSSERAVRGFNIVMAVLLLASLYPVFMDA; encoded by the coding sequence ATGTCCCAGCAGCTCCTCATCGCCTTCGTCACCTTCGCCTTCGTGATGTCGTTCACCCCCGGGCCGAACAACATCATGCTGCTGTCGTCCGGCGTCACCTACGGCTTCCGCCGCACGGTGCCGCACATGATGGGCGTGAGCTTTGGCTTCGCCTTCATGGTGGGCGCCGTCGGTGTCGGCCTCGCCACCGTGTTCATCACCTATCCGGTGCTGCAGGAGGTGCTGAAATATCTCGGCGCCGCCTATCTGATCTATCTTGCGATCGCGATCGCGTTCTCCGGATCGACCAAGCCGGAGGAGGCCACGCTGCGCGGCCCGATGACGTTCTGGGGTGCCGCGCTGTTTCAGTGGGTCAACGCCAAGGGGTGGGTGATGGTGATCAGCACCATCACCGCCTATGCCGCGATCGCGCGCTTTCCCGCCAATGTTGCGCTGCAGGTCGCGATCAGCTTCGTGATGGCGATCGGCTCGACCGTGACCTGGACCCTGTTCGGCACCGCGCTGCGGCCGCTGCTCAGCTCGGAGCGCGCCGTGCGCGGCTTCAACATCGTGATGGCGGTGCTGCTGCTGGCCTCGCTCTATCCCGTGTTCATGGACGCATGA
- the ilvC gene encoding ketol-acid reductoisomerase → MRVYYDRDADLNLIKGKKVVIVGYGSQGHAHALNLKDSGVKDVAIALRKGSASAKKAEGAGFKVMEVAEAAKWADLVMMLTPDELQGDIYREHLHDNMKQGAALVFAHGLNVHFNLLDPRADLDVLMIAPKGPGHTVRSEYQRGGGVPCLIAIAKDSSGNAHDLGLSYASAIGGGRAGIIETTFKEECETDLFGEQAVLCGGLVELIKAGYETLTEAGYAPEMAYFECLHEVKLIVDLIYEGGIANMNYSISNTAEYGEYVTGPRIITPETKAEMKRVLDDIQSGRFARDWMLENKVNQSSFKATRARLAQHPIEEVGARLRDMMPWIKKGALVDKSKN, encoded by the coding sequence ATGCGTGTCTACTACGATCGCGACGCCGATCTGAACCTGATCAAGGGCAAGAAGGTGGTCATCGTCGGCTACGGCAGCCAGGGCCATGCCCATGCGCTGAACCTGAAGGATTCCGGCGTCAAGGACGTCGCGATCGCGCTGCGCAAGGGCTCGGCCTCGGCCAAGAAGGCCGAAGGCGCCGGCTTCAAGGTGATGGAAGTCGCCGAGGCCGCCAAGTGGGCCGACCTCGTGATGATGCTGACCCCGGACGAGCTGCAGGGCGACATCTACCGCGAGCACCTGCACGACAACATGAAGCAGGGCGCCGCGCTGGTGTTCGCGCACGGCCTCAACGTCCATTTCAACCTGCTCGACCCGCGCGCCGATCTCGACGTGCTGATGATCGCGCCGAAGGGCCCCGGCCACACCGTCCGCTCCGAGTACCAGCGCGGCGGCGGCGTGCCCTGCCTGATCGCGATCGCCAAGGATTCCTCGGGCAATGCCCATGACCTCGGCCTGTCCTACGCCTCGGCGATCGGCGGCGGCCGCGCCGGCATCATCGAGACCACGTTCAAGGAAGAGTGCGAGACCGACCTGTTCGGCGAGCAGGCGGTGCTGTGCGGCGGTCTGGTCGAGCTGATCAAGGCCGGCTACGAGACGCTGACGGAGGCCGGCTATGCTCCGGAGATGGCCTATTTCGAGTGCCTCCACGAGGTGAAGCTGATCGTCGACCTGATCTATGAAGGCGGCATCGCCAACATGAACTACTCGATCTCCAACACGGCCGAATATGGCGAGTACGTCACCGGCCCGCGCATCATCACCCCCGAGACCAAGGCGGAGATGAAGCGCGTGCTCGACGACATCCAGTCCGGCCGCTTCGCGCGCGACTGGATGCTGGAGAACAAGGTCAACCAGTCCTCGTTCAAGGCCACCCGCGCCCGTCTCGCCCAGCACCCGATCGAGGAAGTCGGCGCCCGCCTGCGCGACATGATGCCCTGGATCAAGAAGGGCGCGCTGGTCGACAAGAGCAAGAACTGA
- a CDS encoding DUF2336 domain-containing protein has translation MHQPEQLPASENSIITELEDAVRSGSSEKRVHTLRQVTNLFLHDGERLSEEQIKVFDNVLCMLVSRVETRARAELSKHLAPVDYAPVDVIQQLARDDEISVAKDVLMHSTRLTEHTLVEVAATKGQDHLMAISSRPHLTEAVTDIIVDRGEIRVIRKLANNQTARFSETGYSGMMAHAEDDDELTEIIGLRVDLPNKHLRDLLRRATDSVRTKLLASAPPALQQEIKKVIKAIADVARSDGGLIGRDFSLAEEAVKRMKGLNELNDSAIGFFAETRRFGEVAAALGLLNNVPTEMMAKVLEGPRTDIVLIPCRAAGMTWSVVAKILTHRPIKHAIDSDTLKLAERDYGRLSLDTAQRTLRFWMVHNKVEK, from the coding sequence GTGCATCAGCCAGAACAGCTTCCAGCTTCAGAAAACTCGATCATCACCGAGCTCGAGGACGCGGTCCGCAGCGGCTCGTCCGAGAAGCGCGTCCACACCCTGCGCCAGGTCACCAACCTGTTCCTGCATGACGGCGAACGCCTCAGCGAGGAGCAGATTAAGGTGTTCGACAACGTGCTCTGCATGCTGGTCTCCCGCGTCGAGACCCGGGCGCGCGCCGAGCTCAGCAAGCATCTCGCGCCGGTCGACTACGCCCCCGTCGACGTGATCCAGCAGCTCGCCCGCGACGACGAGATCTCGGTCGCCAAGGACGTCCTGATGCACTCGACCCGGCTGACCGAGCACACGCTGGTCGAGGTCGCCGCGACCAAGGGCCAGGACCACCTGATGGCGATCTCGAGCCGCCCGCATCTGACCGAGGCCGTCACCGACATCATCGTCGACCGCGGTGAGATCCGCGTGATCCGCAAGCTCGCCAACAACCAGACCGCGCGGTTCTCCGAGACCGGCTATTCCGGGATGATGGCGCATGCCGAGGACGACGACGAGCTGACCGAGATCATCGGCCTGCGCGTCGACCTACCCAACAAGCATCTGCGCGACCTCCTGCGCCGCGCCACCGATTCCGTGCGCACCAAGCTGTTGGCCTCGGCGCCGCCGGCGCTGCAGCAGGAGATCAAGAAGGTCATCAAGGCGATTGCCGACGTCGCGCGCAGCGATGGCGGCCTGATCGGCCGCGACTTCTCGCTGGCTGAGGAGGCCGTCAAGCGGATGAAGGGGCTGAACGAGCTGAACGATTCCGCCATCGGCTTCTTCGCCGAGACCCGCCGTTTCGGCGAGGTCGCCGCCGCTCTCGGCCTGCTCAACAACGTGCCGACCGAGATGATGGCCAAGGTGCTGGAGGGCCCGCGCACCGACATCGTCCTGATCCCCTGCCGCGCGGCGGGGATGACCTGGTCGGTGGTGGCGAAGATCCTGACCCACCGCCCGATCAAGCATGCCATCGACAGCGACACCCTCAAGCTCGCCGAACGCGACTATGGCCGCCTGTCCCTGGACACCGCCCAGCGCACCCTGCGGTTCTGGATGGTGCACAACAAGGTCGAGAAGTGA
- a CDS encoding SDR family oxidoreductase gives MKSVVITGASTGIGYACSKLLLTRGFRVFGSVRKPDDAERLRRELGTSFTPLLFDVTDEAAVKAAAQEVRAALDGEALAGLVNNAGIAVAGPVTELPIAQFRHQMEVNVIGPVIATQAFAPLLGADPAMRGERGRIVMISSVAGRNGNPLLAPYSTSKHAVEGLSESLRRELMLFGIDVIIVAPGAVKTPIWAKAEEVDLTPYQTSPFFPALQKIRGFMLHLAKTGLPAETIAERVVAALTAPAPKVRDEIAPDPLRQWIGRALPKRMVDRIIAKRLGLLPVIKP, from the coding sequence ATGAAATCCGTCGTCATCACCGGAGCCTCCACCGGCATCGGCTATGCCTGCTCCAAGCTCCTGCTCACACGCGGCTTCCGCGTGTTCGGCAGCGTTCGCAAGCCTGACGATGCCGAGCGGCTGCGCCGCGAGCTCGGCACGAGCTTCACGCCGCTGCTGTTCGATGTGACCGATGAGGCGGCGGTGAAGGCGGCGGCTCAGGAGGTGAGGGCGGCGCTCGATGGCGAGGCGCTCGCGGGCCTCGTCAACAATGCCGGCATCGCCGTCGCCGGTCCGGTGACGGAGCTGCCCATCGCGCAGTTTCGTCACCAGATGGAGGTCAACGTCATCGGCCCGGTCATCGCCACCCAGGCCTTCGCGCCGCTGCTCGGGGCCGACCCGGCGATGCGCGGAGAGCGCGGGCGGATCGTGATGATCAGCTCGGTGGCGGGCCGCAACGGCAATCCGCTGCTGGCGCCATATTCCACCTCCAAGCATGCGGTCGAGGGGCTGTCGGAAAGCCTGCGCCGCGAGCTGATGCTGTTCGGCATCGACGTCATCATCGTCGCGCCCGGCGCGGTGAAGACGCCGATCTGGGCCAAGGCGGAGGAGGTCGACCTGACGCCCTATCAGACGTCGCCATTCTTCCCGGCGCTGCAGAAGATCCGCGGCTTCATGCTGCATCTGGCCAAGACCGGGCTGCCGGCCGAGACCATCGCCGAGCGGGTCGTGGCGGCGCTGACGGCGCCGGCGCCGAAGGTGCGTGACGAGATCGCGCCGGATCCGTTGCGGCAGTGGATCGGGCGCGCGCTTCCCAAGCGGATGGTCGATCGCATCATCGCCAAGCGGCTCGGCCTTTTGCCGGTGATCAAGCCCTGA
- a CDS encoding DUF3592 domain-containing protein gives MFDHHFLGGLAHDQIALLFMAAAAKAPRRSAVRMSTRVAGISAAILAIATIVMACYIAHMELTGLRATGQVIAIRVDAAGPDREPTYYPVIEFAAASGALLRFEDFGGGSPRYRVGDPVPVLYRGDEASLFAIVDRDRSSNLLLPLLPLCGALWFGWPFVRRIRLRLPAMASGGTASLAVPSAMRSRRRMMNV, from the coding sequence ATGTTCGATCATCATTTCCTGGGCGGGCTAGCTCACGACCAGATTGCGCTGCTGTTCATGGCCGCCGCGGCGAAGGCGCCGCGTCGGTCCGCCGTGCGCATGTCAACACGGGTTGCCGGCATCAGCGCCGCCATTCTCGCCATCGCGACCATCGTGATGGCCTGCTACATCGCCCATATGGAATTGACCGGGCTGCGGGCCACCGGCCAGGTGATCGCGATCAGGGTCGACGCCGCTGGCCCCGATCGGGAGCCGACCTATTATCCGGTGATCGAGTTCGCCGCCGCGTCCGGTGCGCTGCTGCGCTTCGAGGATTTCGGCGGCGGCTCGCCGCGCTATCGGGTCGGCGATCCCGTCCCGGTGCTGTATCGCGGTGACGAGGCATCGTTGTTTGCGATCGTCGATCGGGATCGCAGCTCGAATCTGCTGCTTCCTTTGCTGCCGCTCTGCGGAGCGCTGTGGTTCGGCTGGCCCTTCGTGCGGCGCATCCGGCTCCGTCTGCCGGCCATGGCTTCTGGCGGCACGGCCTCTCTGGCCGTGCCGAGTGCGATGCGGTCGCGGCGGCGAATGATGAACGTTTGA
- a CDS encoding sulfatase-like hydrolase/transferase, which produces MSLTPNHEPITTLTAGSATRSAAVRFSAVAAPHVAALALMLHTETDFGSRLGFLLAWGILNGFWLVLLRRPAVSGALALTMVVVLVLLSQLKHAVVQMTANFVDVMLIDHDSAAFLFTIFPNLKLSVLVAAAVVLPLMGLLWWADPFRVARLPALAGKLACLAALTLYSLNWRDEAWRGYYDDGYLSKFARSGVTAVSDFLANGFMESDATADRKLAAFVPDSCHPAGRRPNIVLIHDESSFDIRSADGIKVPDGYGSHFKSFDGKARQFMAESNGGPSWFTEYNVLAGLSSRSFGRFAYFVTRIASGRVERGLPLALRNCGYDTVSLYPAHGAFMSARSFQTTVGVDRFLDARDLGAKGVEPDGFFYDAALDLMQQRQRNKPLFMFVYLAANHFPWETTFRPDLTPSWRAPGNGPAIDEYLRRQAMSASDYQRFLANLKKRFGDQPFLIVRYGDHQPEFSPHILDPKLDEAGIGEKLESYDPRYYATYYAVDAVNFEPRQSSVVMDRIDAAYLPLVTLEAAGIPLDPSFAEQKDIMLRCKGVFYACGDGAEARRFNRMLIDAELIRGL; this is translated from the coding sequence ATGTCACTGACGCCGAACCACGAACCGATCACGACGCTCACCGCGGGCAGCGCCACTCGCTCAGCCGCGGTGCGGTTCTCCGCCGTCGCGGCGCCGCATGTGGCCGCGCTCGCCCTGATGCTGCACACCGAGACCGATTTCGGCTCTCGGCTCGGCTTCCTGCTGGCCTGGGGCATCCTGAACGGCTTCTGGCTGGTGCTGCTGCGGCGGCCGGCGGTGTCGGGCGCGCTGGCGCTGACCATGGTCGTGGTGCTGGTGCTGCTGTCCCAGCTCAAGCATGCCGTGGTCCAGATGACCGCGAACTTCGTCGACGTGATGCTGATCGACCATGACAGCGCGGCGTTCCTGTTCACGATCTTCCCGAACCTGAAGCTGTCGGTGCTGGTGGCGGCGGCGGTCGTATTGCCCTTGATGGGTCTGTTATGGTGGGCCGATCCGTTTCGCGTGGCGCGGCTGCCCGCGCTCGCGGGCAAGCTCGCCTGCCTCGCGGCGCTGACGCTGTATTCGCTCAACTGGCGCGACGAGGCGTGGCGCGGCTATTACGACGACGGCTATCTCTCGAAATTCGCGCGCTCCGGCGTCACCGCCGTGTCGGACTTCCTCGCCAACGGCTTCATGGAGTCCGATGCGACGGCCGACCGCAAGCTGGCGGCCTTCGTCCCGGATTCCTGCCATCCCGCCGGACGGCGGCCGAACATCGTGCTGATCCATGACGAGTCGAGCTTCGACATCCGCTCGGCTGATGGCATCAAGGTGCCGGACGGCTATGGCAGCCACTTCAAGTCGTTCGACGGCAAGGCGCGGCAGTTCATGGCCGAGAGCAATGGCGGGCCGAGCTGGTTCACCGAGTACAACGTGCTCGCCGGTCTGTCGTCGCGCTCGTTCGGCCGCTTCGCCTATTTCGTGACGCGGATCGCGTCGGGGCGCGTCGAGCGCGGCCTGCCGCTGGCGCTGCGCAATTGCGGCTACGACACCGTGTCGCTGTATCCCGCGCATGGCGCCTTCATGAGCGCGCGCAGCTTCCAGACCACGGTCGGCGTCGACCGCTTCCTGGACGCGCGCGATCTCGGCGCCAAGGGTGTCGAGCCCGACGGCTTCTTCTACGACGCCGCGCTCGATTTGATGCAGCAGCGGCAGCGCAACAAGCCGCTGTTCATGTTCGTCTATCTCGCCGCCAATCATTTCCCCTGGGAGACGACGTTCCGGCCCGACCTGACGCCGTCCTGGCGTGCGCCGGGCAATGGGCCTGCGATCGACGAATATCTGCGCCGCCAAGCGATGAGCGCGTCGGACTATCAGCGCTTCCTCGCCAATCTGAAGAAGCGCTTCGGCGACCAGCCGTTCCTGATCGTGCGCTACGGCGATCACCAGCCGGAGTTCTCGCCGCACATCCTGGATCCCAAGCTCGACGAGGCGGGCATCGGCGAGAAGCTCGAGAGCTACGATCCGCGCTATTATGCAACCTATTATGCCGTTGACGCCGTCAATTTCGAACCGCGCCAGAGCAGCGTCGTGATGGATAGGATCGACGCCGCCTACCTGCCGCTGGTCACGTTGGAAGCCGCCGGCATTCCGCTCGACCCGTCCTTCGCCGAGCAGAAGGACATCATGCTCCGCTGCAAGGGCGTATTCTACGCCTGCGGCGACGGCGCCGAGGCGCGCCGCTTCAACCGTATGCTGATCGACGCCGAGCTGATCCGCGGGCTTTAG